Proteins encoded within one genomic window of Clupea harengus chromosome 10, Ch_v2.0.2, whole genome shotgun sequence:
- the rorca gene encoding RAR-related orphan receptor C a, with product MRAQIEVIPCKICGDKSSGIHYGVITCEGCKGFFRRSQQNNAMYSCSRQRNCQIDRTNRNRCQHCRLQKCLALGMSRDAVKFGRMSKKQRDSLYAEVQKHQQSQERSAVPANGSLGIVSTRGVDDGVGDGVVLGGHTTRTYSRGSSSALSDLDDITDLPDNLLFDLPLTPEGGATGGGNYCNLELIGGSGGSSSSHSSSQSSPEQSGQEFSDGGSGSGGRGGPHIKQEYQLLHDSNLFTHSFLNGSSDGCSMMEIDHITQNVVKSHLETSQYSLEELKRLAWTSYNAEDTRCHQSKPVEVMWQQCAIHVTNAIKYVVEFAKRIDGFLDLCQNDQIILLKAGCLDVLLIRMCRAYNPVHNTLLFDNKFAGAQLFKALGCDDLVNAVYELAKGFNRLQLSDEEMALFSAAVLLSPDRLWLTDTQQVQKLQEKVYLALQHSLHRSGASEEKLTKMVSKLPMMKSICNLHIDKLEFFRLLHPDTAFSFPPLYREVFCSEVNFPDSTAG from the exons ATGAGAG CTCAAATTGAAGTGATACCTTGCAAAATATGCGGGGACAAATCGTCAGGCATCCACTATGGGGTGATCACCTGCGAAGGCTGCAAG GGTTTCTTTCGGCGCAGCCAACAGAATAATGCCATGTACTCATGCTCACGGCAGAGAAATTGCCAGATTGACCGCACCAACCGCAACCGGTGCcaacactgccgcctgcagaagTGCTTGGCTCTGGGCATGAGCCGCGACG CGGTCAAGTTCGGCCGCATGTCCAAGAAGCAGCGCGACAGCCTCTACGCCGAGGTCCAGAAACACCAGCAGTCCCAGGAGCGGTCCGCTGTTCCTGCCAATGGCAGCCTGGGCATAGTGAGCACCAGGGGTGTGGACGACGGGGTCGGAGACGGCGTGGTCCTTGGCGGACACACCACACGCACCTACAGCCGCGGCTCCAGCTCTGCGCTCAGTGACCTGGACGACATTACCGACCTGCCCGACAACCTGCTCTTCGACCTGCCCCTCACGCCGGAGGGAGGGGCAACTGGCGGGGGCAACTATTGCAACCTGGAGCTGATTGGGGGCAGCGGGGGCAGTAGCAGCTCACACAGCTCCTCACAGAGCTCGCCTGAGCAGAGCGGCCAAGAGTTCAGCGACGGGGGCAGTGGcagcggaggaagaggaggcccaCACATCAAGCAGGAGTACCAGCTGCTGCACGACTCCAACCTGTTCACACACTCGTTCCTCAACGGCTCGTCCGATGGTTGCTCCATGATGGAAATAG ATCACATCACCCAGAACGTGGTGAAGTCCCACCTGGAGACCAGTCAGTACAGTTTAGAGGAGCTGAAGAGGCTGGCCTGGACCTCCTACAATGCAGAGGACACACGCTGCCATCAGAGCAAG CCCGTGGAGGTGATGTGGCAGCAGTGTGCCATCCATGTCACCAACGCCATCAAGTACGTGGTGGAGTTCGCCAAGCGCATCGATGGATTCTTGGACCTCTGTCAGAACGACCAGATCATTCTTCTGAAGGCAGGCTGCCTGGATGTTCTTCTGATCCGTATGTGCCGTGCCTACAACCCTGTTCACAACACACTGCTCTTCGACAACAAGTTTGCGGGTGCTCAGCTCTTCAAAGCTTTAG GCTGCGATGACCTTGTGAATGCCGTGTATGAACTGGCCAAGGGCTTCAATCGCCTCCAGCTCAGCGATGAGGAGATGGCATTGTTCAGCGCTGCCGTGCTCCTGTCTCCAG ATCGGTTATGGTTGACAGACACGCAGCAGGTGCAGAAGCTTCAAGAGAAAGTGTACCTTGCACTACAACACAGTCTGCACAGAAGCGGCGCTTCAGAGGAGAAACTGACAAAG ATGGTGTCCAAGTTGCCCATGATGAAATCCATCTGCAACCTCCACATCGACAAGCTGGAGTTTTTCCGTCTGCTTCACCCGGACACAGCCTTCAGCTTCCCCCCGCTCTACCGGGAGGTCTTCTGCAGCGAGGTCAACTTCCCTGACTCCACAGCGGGCTAG